The genomic segment GCCCGGCTCACCGAGGAGACGCGCAACCTCATCAGCGCCGAGAAGCTCGCTCTGCTGCCCCACGGCGCGGTGCTCGTGAACTCCGCCCGCGGCGGTCTGCTCGACTACGCGCCGCTTCCCGACGCGCTGCGTTCGGGACGGCTCGGGGCCGTGGCGCTCGACGTGTACGACGTCGAACCGCCTCCCGCGGACTGGGCGTTGCGTGACGCGCCCAACGTCATCGCGACACCGCACCTCGCCGGGGCGAGCAAGCAGACCGCCGACCGCGCCGCGTCGATCGTGGCGGCGGAGGTCGGCCGGTACGTCCGCGGCGAGGCGCTCGCCAACGTCGCCAACCCGGACGTTCTGACGAGGTAGCCATGCAACGGATCATCGGCGTCGACATCGGTACTTCACTGACGAAGGCCGTGGTCTTCGACCACACCGGCGTCTCGGTCGCGCAGGCGTCCGCACCGTCCCAGGTGCGGCACCTGCCCGGCGGGGCCGTCGAGCAGGACTTCGAGCAGGTGCTGGGGACAGTGGCGTCCGTGGTGCGGGATGTGACCGCGCAGCTCGACGGACCTGTGGACGCGCTGGCCCTCACCGGCCAGGGCGACGGCGTGTGGTTGCGCGACGCCGACGGATTCAGCGTCCGGCCCGCGATCTCCTGGCTCGACGGCAGGGCGAGTGCGCTGCTGACGGAGTGGCAACGCAGCGGGGTGACGCGGGAGGTGTTCCGCCGCACGGGCTCCGGCATGTTCCCGGGGTGCGCGGGCCCGATCCTCGCCTACCTCGACGAACACGAGCCGTCGTCGCTCGACCGGGCGGTCGTGGCGGGCTACTGCGTCGACGCGGTGCTCCAGCGGCTGACCGGCGCGATCACGGTGGACGTCTCCGACGCCTCGCTGCCGTTCCTCGACCCGCGCACCCGGCAGTACGACGCCGACGCGATCGCGGCCTGCGGGTTGAGCCACCGGACGTCGTTGCTGGCCGAGCCCGCCAAGCCCTACTCGGTGTTCCACCTCGACCGCGAGGGCGCGGAGCTGCTGGGACTGCCCGAGGGACTCCCGGTGACCGGTGGCCCGTTCGACCTGCCCGCCTGCGCCATCGGCGCGGGTGTGCGCAGGCCGGGCGACGGCATCCTGACTGCGGGGACCACGCTCGCCTGCCAGGTGCTGAGCACGAGTGCGGAGTTCGACCCCGAGGGCGAACCCGCCGGGATGCTGCTGTGCACTCCCGACGAGGGGCTGTACCTGCGCGGCATGCCCGCGATGGTCGGCACCGCGGGACTGGACTGGGCGTGCCGGATGCTCGGCATCGAGGTCGCGACGATCGGTGAGCTGCTGTCCGCGAGTGCTCCGGGCGCGAACGGTGTGCAGGCGCTGCCCTTCCTGTCGGGTTCGGGTGAGC from the Saccharomonospora azurea NA-128 genome contains:
- a CDS encoding FGGY-family carbohydrate kinase translates to MQRIIGVDIGTSLTKAVVFDHTGVSVAQASAPSQVRHLPGGAVEQDFEQVLGTVASVVRDVTAQLDGPVDALALTGQGDGVWLRDADGFSVRPAISWLDGRASALLTEWQRSGVTREVFRRTGSGMFPGCAGPILAYLDEHEPSSLDRAVVAGYCVDAVLQRLTGAITVDVSDASLPFLDPRTRQYDADAIAACGLSHRTSLLAEPAKPYSVFHLDREGAELLGLPEGLPVTGGPFDLPACAIGAGVRRPGDGILTAGTTLACQVLSTSAEFDPEGEPAGMLLCTPDEGLYLRGMPAMVGTAGLDWACRMLGIEVATIGELLSASAPGANGVQALPFLSGSGERAPFVDAAARAQFTGLSLNTTRADLVRALCESVAYAARHCFESAGLTGTLYANGGGVRSAEWTQIFADVLGRDVVIPADPGVGARGAVLVAARALSDPFDEDAWAANARTVTVQPHIADVYERGYAHYLDSLDAARQRWSR